In Rhodospirillum rubrum ATCC 11170, a genomic segment contains:
- a CDS encoding MarR family winged helix-turn-helix transcriptional regulator, with the protein MSLNRLHSAGYMTNWAARLFALAIEQRLKPHGIAPAYLPVFFALGPGKPLSQKALAALAAVEQPTMAATLNRMERDGLIERTPDPADRRSSLISLSELASGKLEVVRQATADINARALSSLTEAECATFLTMLEKIIERLDPRGRGQ; encoded by the coding sequence ATGTCGCTGAACCGTCTCCACTCCGCCGGCTATATGACGAACTGGGCCGCCCGCCTCTTCGCTCTGGCGATCGAACAGCGCTTGAAGCCGCATGGCATCGCTCCGGCCTATCTGCCGGTTTTCTTCGCCCTTGGCCCTGGCAAGCCCTTGTCGCAAAAGGCCCTGGCCGCGCTAGCGGCGGTAGAGCAGCCGACGATGGCGGCGACTCTCAACCGAATGGAGCGCGACGGCCTGATCGAGCGTACCCCCGATCCCGCCGATCGCCGCAGCTCGCTCATCTCTCTGAGCGAGCTGGCGTCGGGCAAGCTGGAGGTCGTGCGTCAAGCCACCGCCGACATCAACGCCCGCGCCCTCTCCTCGCTTACCGAAGCCGAATGCGCCACCTTCTTGACGATGCTGGAGAAAATCATCGAGCGGCTCGACCCGCGCGGCCGAGGACAATGA
- a CDS encoding lipoprotein — protein MSHRSPLHRLHPLAGGLGLVTIVVFQLATVLVEAFGLPADIAAVKVAILWSLPVLILFLAGAGASGARLSQANQDMSALKAARMKVVAGNGLLILVPAAFFLAWKAEAQAFDFWFYAVQAVELGAGAVNLVLLARNMRDGLARTGRRQREAMTPPEALS, from the coding sequence ATGTCCCATCGTTCACCCCTTCACCGTCTCCATCCGCTCGCCGGTGGGCTCGGTCTCGTCACCATCGTCGTCTTTCAGCTTGCGACGGTGCTGGTGGAAGCCTTCGGCCTTCCGGCCGATATCGCCGCCGTCAAAGTCGCGATCCTGTGGAGCTTGCCGGTGTTGATACTCTTCCTGGCCGGCGCCGGCGCCTCGGGCGCCCGACTTTCCCAAGCCAATCAAGACATGAGCGCGCTCAAGGCCGCCCGGATGAAGGTGGTGGCCGGCAACGGCTTGCTGATCCTTGTGCCGGCGGCGTTTTTCCTGGCTTGGAAGGCTGAGGCCCAGGCGTTCGACTTTTGGTTTTATGCCGTGCAAGCGGTGGAACTTGGCGCCGGGGCCGTCAATCTCGTGCTTTTGGCTCGGAACATGCGAGATGGTCTCGCCCGAACCGGGCGGCGCCAGCGTGAGGCCATGACTCCCCCGGAGGCGCTGTCATGA
- a CDS encoding dicarboxylate/amino acid:cation symporter — protein sequence MAFVVPAAPPRTPHKFYQILYVQVLVAIVAGVLLGHFYPDLGSALKPLGDAFIKLVKMIIAPVIFLTVVTGIAGLTDMQKVGRVAGKAMIYFLSFSTLALIIGMIVANVVHPGSGLNIDPASLDAKAVQTYTSHAHDQSLVGFLMNIIPSTPISAFASGDILQVLFFAVLFGIALATVGERGKPVLDLLNPLLQVVFRLVAIVMKAAPLGAFGAMAFTIGKYGIGSIANLAMLVGTFYLTSGLFVFVVLGLVARYNGFSLLALLRYIKEELLLVLGTSSSEAALPTLMEKLERAGCKKSVVGLVVPTGYSFNLDGTNIYMTLAALFIAQATNIDLSLQDQILLLLVAMLSSKGAAGITGAGFITLAATLSVVPSVPVAGMALILGVDRFMSECRALTNFIGNAVATIVVAKWEGELDRDRLALALKGGGKALLPLEHEAAIHIPSKV from the coding sequence ATGGCCTTCGTTGTGCCCGCGGCGCCGCCGCGCACACCCCATAAGTTCTATCAGATCCTTTATGTTCAGGTTTTGGTCGCCATCGTCGCCGGCGTGTTGCTTGGGCATTTCTACCCCGATTTGGGGTCGGCGCTGAAGCCGCTGGGCGATGCGTTCATCAAGCTTGTGAAGATGATCATCGCGCCGGTGATCTTCCTGACCGTTGTCACCGGCATCGCCGGCCTGACCGATATGCAAAAGGTCGGCCGGGTCGCCGGCAAGGCGATGATCTACTTCCTGTCGTTTTCGACCCTGGCCCTGATCATCGGCATGATCGTCGCCAATGTCGTTCATCCGGGATCGGGCCTCAACATCGACCCGGCCTCGCTCGACGCCAAGGCGGTGCAGACCTATACCAGCCACGCCCATGACCAGTCGCTGGTCGGCTTCCTGATGAACATCATCCCGTCAACGCCGATCAGCGCCTTCGCCTCGGGCGATATCTTGCAGGTGCTGTTCTTCGCCGTGCTGTTTGGCATCGCCCTGGCCACCGTCGGCGAACGCGGCAAGCCGGTGCTTGACCTGCTCAATCCGCTTTTGCAGGTGGTCTTCCGGCTGGTCGCCATCGTCATGAAGGCCGCCCCGCTGGGCGCTTTCGGCGCCATGGCCTTCACCATCGGCAAATACGGCATCGGCTCGATCGCCAATCTGGCGATGCTGGTCGGCACCTTCTATCTGACGTCCGGGCTGTTCGTTTTTGTCGTTCTGGGCCTCGTCGCCCGCTACAACGGCTTCTCGTTGTTGGCCCTGCTGCGCTACATCAAGGAAGAGCTGCTGCTGGTCCTCGGTACCAGCTCCTCCGAGGCGGCCCTGCCGACCCTGATGGAAAAGCTCGAGCGGGCGGGCTGCAAGAAGTCGGTGGTCGGGCTGGTGGTGCCCACGGGATATTCCTTCAATCTTGATGGCACCAATATCTATATGACCCTGGCGGCGCTGTTCATCGCCCAGGCGACCAACATCGATCTCAGCTTGCAAGACCAGATCCTGCTGCTGCTGGTGGCGATGCTCAGCTCCAAGGGCGCGGCCGGCATCACCGGCGCCGGCTTCATCACCCTGGCCGCCACCTTGTCGGTGGTGCCTTCGGTGCCGGTGGCCGGCATGGCGCTGATCCTCGGCGTCGACCGTTTCATGTCGGAATGCCGGGCCCTGACCAATTTCATTGGCAATGCGGTGGCGACCATCGTCGTTGCCAAGTGGGAAGGCGAACTCGACCGCGACCGGTTGGCCCTGGCGCTGAAGGGCGGCGGCAAGGCGCTTTTGCCGCTCGAACACGAGGCGGCGATCCACATCCCCTCCAAAGTGTGA
- a CDS encoding RNA polymerase sigma factor: MGAERPFGSLAQAVETYYDDLKAFIVRRTGSPSLAADVVQDTWVRAASAEIAMPDNVRAYLYRMAANLAIDHLRRDGARARGLCEETLLEDIPSAEPAVDRVVAARQELAILSRAVAELPEKCRIVFLLYRGRGLTMKQVAARLGISEKAVEKHIARAMVHCRKRMIDAGRSP, from the coding sequence TTGGGTGCGGAGCGGCCTTTCGGGTCTTTGGCGCAAGCCGTCGAGACCTATTACGATGATCTCAAGGCCTTTATTGTGCGGCGGACCGGATCGCCCAGCCTTGCCGCCGATGTCGTGCAAGACACCTGGGTCAGGGCGGCTTCGGCCGAGATCGCGATGCCCGACAACGTGCGCGCCTATCTCTACCGGATGGCGGCCAATCTGGCGATCGATCACCTGCGCCGCGATGGCGCCCGGGCCCGCGGGCTTTGCGAAGAGACCCTTCTCGAGGATATTCCCAGCGCCGAGCCGGCGGTCGACCGCGTTGTCGCCGCCCGCCAGGAACTGGCGATCCTGTCGCGCGCCGTCGCCGAACTTCCCGAGAAATGCCGTATCGTGTTTTTGCTCTATCGCGGCCGCGGCCTGACGATGAAGCAGGTCGCCGCCCGCCTGGGGATCTCGGAAAAGGCGGTGGAAAAGCACATCGCCCGCGCCATGGTCCATTGCCGCAAGCGCATGATCGACGCCGGACGAAGCCCCTGA
- a CDS encoding FecR family protein — protein MKQAAIWHARLREDDRHRKAFALWLGEDPRKAEAFRQTERLWAALEAPTAALATDGAALMVRRQRRPPIIWRRSAGRRVALAVVLALGLVLAPRGQGLIDSLRADDVTAPGERRSLVLADGSVVALNTDSALAVAMGGDHRRLRLFRGEAWFEVAHDARRPFVVETGDGTVTVTGTRFNLRIDEAGTRVSLSEGRVELSPAHAAGQVKILRPGEQAVVGKTAVGAIDTFDATAVTGWRRGQIVFYDTALRQVVAELNRYRRGPILLARRDLADLRVSGVFDVSDPEGVLAALTGTLPVRMTKVGGLLVVLR, from the coding sequence TTGAAGCAGGCGGCGATCTGGCATGCCCGCCTGCGTGAGGACGACCGCCACCGCAAGGCCTTCGCGCTGTGGCTTGGCGAGGATCCCCGCAAGGCCGAGGCCTTTCGCCAGACCGAGCGGCTGTGGGCGGCCCTTGAAGCGCCGACCGCCGCCCTGGCCACCGACGGCGCGGCCCTGATGGTCCGCCGCCAAAGGCGTCCGCCGATCATCTGGCGCCGCTCGGCCGGGCGACGGGTCGCTTTGGCGGTGGTCCTCGCCCTCGGGCTGGTCCTGGCCCCTCGCGGCCAAGGGCTGATCGATAGCCTGCGCGCCGATGACGTGACCGCCCCCGGGGAACGCCGATCCCTGGTGTTGGCCGACGGCAGCGTCGTCGCCCTGAATACCGACAGCGCCCTGGCCGTGGCGATGGGCGGCGATCACCGCCGGCTGAGGCTGTTTCGCGGCGAGGCGTGGTTCGAGGTCGCCCATGACGCGCGCCGACCCTTCGTCGTCGAAACCGGCGACGGCACGGTCACGGTGACGGGCACCCGCTTCAATCTGCGCATCGACGAGGCCGGCACCCGGGTCAGCCTGAGCGAGGGACGGGTCGAGCTGAGCCCCGCCCACGCCGCCGGCCAGGTCAAAATCCTGCGACCGGGCGAACAGGCGGTGGTGGGCAAAACCGCCGTGGGGGCGATCGACACCTTCGACGCCACGGCGGTGACCGGCTGGCGGCGCGGGCAGATCGTTTTCTATGACACGGCCTTGCGACAGGTGGTGGCCGAGCTTAACCGCTATCGCCGGGGCCCGATCCTTCTGGCACGACGGGATCTGGCCGATCTGCGGGTCAGCGGCGTGTTCGATGTCAGCGATCCCGAGGGGGTCTTGGCCGCCCTGACCGGCACCTTGCCCGTTCGCATGACCAAGGTGGGCGGGCTTTTGGTTGTGCTGCGCTGA
- a CDS encoding TonB-dependent siderophore receptor, producing MMGDVVNGKLTIGRWGRRLLMGVSVLALGQTALIARAEDGPAAGGPTAQAGAVYVFDIATKPLPRALADFSAVTGLQVLYSGSAAYSHTAPALQGSYGARQALGLLLAGSGLAARFTSPTSITLEAIKDAEDALVVDPIAVEGALLRGGLPGTEGTGSYATGATNTATKLTLSPRETPQSVSIMTRQRMDDQNLNEMADVLDETVGMTFKEGGPIGSDANAVYSRGFEVHNFQVNGVSRSTKYGFGDDLSDMAIYDRVEVVRGATGLMSGVGDPSASVNLVRKRPTDTFQSAAELQAGSWNRYRAEGDVASPLIESGRLRGRLVAAYQQGESYIDRLETSKKVLYGVIEADLTEDTLLTAGVQYQHHRSDHASRAGIPMFYSDGGRTDFSRSTSSAADWAYFDNTQLTTFAALEQRFDNDWTVTLDLEHARRSYDALIGYGIRGTPDRETGAGMGLYAGRWAAKPIQNSVGLTATGPITLFGRQHDLMAGFSTYHASYEDPSYPLWSIPGYDTSIGNYYTWNGAIAEPVLEENGSESFLERQVAGYMATRLRPTDDLSIILGGRLTSWSQETESRYADGSSSYSEQSENGKVTPYAGIVYDLSDIWSVYASYTSIFKPQSLQDADGGYLQPLVGDAYEAGIKAAFYDGRLNASLAVFRINQDNLGVADGAALTPSGGQAYKAAKGTTSQGIELELTGEVLPGWQVGGGYAHASPTDVKGKRLLTDIPRDTVKVFSTYRLPGAFDRLMIGGNLRWQGAIYANNVGPNGERATQKAFSVVDVLASYRLTEAVTATLNVNNIFDEKYYSSIGAIGYYGEPRNAMLSVKASF from the coding sequence ATGATGGGGGACGTGGTGAACGGCAAGCTGACGATTGGCCGGTGGGGGCGGCGTTTGCTGATGGGCGTATCGGTACTCGCCCTGGGACAGACGGCGCTGATCGCCCGGGCCGAGGATGGACCGGCGGCGGGCGGGCCAACGGCTCAGGCGGGCGCGGTTTACGTTTTTGATATCGCGACAAAGCCGCTGCCCCGGGCCCTGGCCGATTTCTCGGCGGTGACCGGCCTTCAGGTGCTCTACAGCGGATCGGCCGCTTACAGCCATACCGCGCCGGCGCTCCAGGGGTCTTATGGGGCGCGACAGGCGCTGGGCCTGCTGCTGGCCGGCAGCGGTCTGGCGGCGCGCTTCACCTCGCCGACCTCGATCACCCTCGAGGCGATCAAGGACGCCGAGGACGCTTTGGTGGTCGATCCGATCGCCGTTGAAGGCGCCTTGCTGCGCGGCGGATTGCCCGGCACCGAGGGCACGGGGTCCTATGCGACCGGGGCGACCAACACGGCGACCAAGCTCACTCTCTCGCCGCGCGAAACCCCGCAATCGGTCAGCATCATGACCCGCCAGCGCATGGACGATCAGAACCTCAATGAAATGGCCGATGTTCTCGATGAAACGGTGGGGATGACCTTCAAGGAGGGCGGGCCGATCGGCTCGGATGCCAACGCCGTTTATTCCCGGGGCTTCGAGGTTCACAATTTCCAGGTCAACGGCGTCAGCCGCTCGACCAAATACGGCTTTGGCGACGATCTCTCCGATATGGCGATCTATGACCGGGTCGAGGTGGTGCGCGGCGCCACCGGGTTGATGAGCGGCGTTGGCGATCCGTCGGCCAGCGTCAATCTGGTGCGCAAGCGGCCGACCGATACCTTCCAAAGCGCGGCCGAGCTGCAGGCGGGAAGCTGGAACCGCTATCGGGCCGAAGGCGATGTCGCCAGCCCGCTGATCGAAAGCGGCCGCCTGCGCGGCCGGCTGGTCGCCGCCTATCAGCAAGGCGAGTCCTATATCGACCGCCTGGAGACGTCGAAAAAGGTTCTTTATGGGGTTATCGAAGCCGATTTGACCGAGGATACCTTACTGACCGCCGGGGTCCAGTATCAGCACCATCGCTCCGATCACGCCTCGCGCGCCGGCATCCCGATGTTTTATTCCGATGGCGGGCGGACGGATTTTTCCCGCTCCACCAGTTCGGCGGCCGATTGGGCCTATTTCGACAATACCCAACTCACCACCTTCGCCGCGCTCGAACAGCGTTTCGACAACGATTGGACGGTTACCCTCGATCTCGAACATGCCCGGCGGTCCTATGACGCGCTGATCGGTTACGGCATTCGCGGCACGCCCGACCGCGAGACCGGGGCGGGGATGGGCCTCTATGCCGGGCGTTGGGCCGCCAAACCGATCCAGAACTCGGTCGGCCTCACCGCCACCGGCCCCATTACCCTGTTTGGTCGCCAGCACGATCTGATGGCGGGCTTCAGCACCTATCACGCCAGCTACGAAGACCCGAGCTATCCTTTGTGGTCGATCCCCGGCTATGACACGTCGATCGGCAATTACTACACCTGGAACGGTGCGATCGCCGAACCCGTGCTTGAGGAAAACGGCAGCGAAAGTTTCCTGGAACGTCAGGTCGCGGGCTATATGGCGACCCGTTTGCGGCCAACGGATGATCTATCGATCATCCTCGGCGGCCGGCTGACTTCGTGGAGCCAGGAGACCGAGTCCCGCTACGCCGATGGCTCGTCGAGCTATTCCGAGCAGTCGGAAAACGGCAAAGTCACCCCCTATGCCGGAATCGTCTATGACCTGAGCGACATTTGGTCGGTCTATGCCAGCTACACCAGCATCTTCAAGCCGCAGAGCCTGCAAGACGCCGACGGTGGTTATCTGCAGCCCCTGGTCGGCGACGCCTATGAAGCCGGCATCAAGGCCGCGTTCTACGACGGCCGGTTGAACGCCAGTCTGGCGGTGTTCCGCATCAATCAGGACAACCTGGGGGTCGCCGATGGCGCGGCGCTGACGCCGAGCGGCGGTCAGGCCTATAAGGCGGCCAAAGGCACCACCAGCCAGGGCATCGAACTGGAACTGACCGGCGAGGTCTTGCCGGGTTGGCAGGTTGGCGGCGGCTATGCCCATGCCTCGCCGACCGATGTCAAAGGCAAGCGGCTGCTAACCGATATCCCGCGCGATACGGTCAAGGTGTTCTCGACCTATCGCTTGCCGGGGGCCTTCGATCGCCTGATGATCGGCGGCAATCTGCGTTGGCAGGGGGCGATCTATGCCAATAACGTTGGCCCCAACGGCGAACGCGCCACCCAGAAGGCCTTTTCGGTCGTCGATGTCCTGGCCAGCTACCGCCTCACCGAGGCGGTCACCGCCACCCTTAACGTCAATAACATCTTCGACGAAAAGTATTATTCCAGCATCGGCGCCATCGGCTATTACGGCGAACCGCGCAATGCGATGCTCAGCGTGAAGGCGAGCTTCTAA